The following proteins come from a genomic window of bacterium:
- a CDS encoding response regulator transcription factor — protein sequence MKKTVVIVDDEPDILELVSLHLKKSGFETKGFLEPESFLDFVQSRKPDLIVLDLMLPHTDGFDICKKLKTDDKLSDVPIIMLTARGEDTDKILGLELGADDYVTKPFSPKELVARVKAVLRRTEKREKTRDDIIHINGIMAIDPVKYQVRVENRKIELTSTEFKILMLLASGSGRVFSREQILDHLWGNEKAVIDRTVDVHIKNLREKLGKAGGLIKNMRGVGYKIEE from the coding sequence ATGAAAAAGACAGTTGTTATAGTGGATGATGAGCCGGATATACTTGAGCTTGTCTCTCTGCATCTTAAGAAATCCGGTTTTGAGACAAAAGGTTTTTTGGAACCCGAAAGTTTCCTGGATTTTGTCCAGTCCCGGAAACCCGACCTTATTGTTCTTGACCTTATGCTTCCCCACACGGACGGTTTCGATATATGCAAGAAGCTTAAAACCGATGACAAACTCTCCGACGTCCCGATTATAATGCTTACGGCTAGAGGGGAAGACACCGACAAGATACTCGGGCTTGAGCTCGGCGCCGATGATTATGTGACAAAACCGTTCTCACCGAAGGAGCTTGTGGCGAGAGTGAAGGCCGTGCTTAGAAGAACCGAAAAAAGAGAAAAGACCCGGGATGATATTATACATATCAACGGAATTATGGCTATTGACCCGGTAAAATATCAGGTCAGGGTTGAAAACCGGAAAATTGAACTTACGTCAACCGAGTTTAAGATCCTGATGCTTTTGGCTTCCGGAAGCGGGCGCGTCTTTTCCCGGGAACAGATACTGGACCACCTGTGGGGGAATGAAAAAGCGGTAATTGACCGGACGGTGGATGTCCATATAAAAAATCTGCGGGAAAAACTGGGTAAAGCCGGCGGCCTTATTAAGAATATGCGCGGTGTCGGGTATAAAATAGAAGAATGA
- a CDS encoding FAD:protein FMN transferase: MAKAAHNHGNLIMLKGLRYLLIIFVLWVGLSGCSRPYYTETCLMMGTFAKITCQDQEAIGAAFKEMSRVDAIADNFDSSSEISRLNKTGKLKASGDMMDLVKNSLKYYELTNGAFDITVGPVVDVWKQKIEEARGNKIQALLPSPADIDAKLRLIGSEKISVDETTSVITFNQPGMEIDLGGIAKGYAVDKAVERLKTLGVTSALVDLGGTIYCLGRKGNKKWRIAIRDPRHNDRILHPLELENRAVATSGDYEQFFMVKGKRYSHIIDPKTGYPVNNGVISVTIIADSAIAADVMSTAGVVLGKEKAESLAEGMNEIVEIKILREKDLL, encoded by the coding sequence ATGGCAAAAGCGGCTCATAATCACGGGAATTTAATCATGCTTAAAGGACTACGGTATTTATTGATTATTTTCGTCCTGTGGGTTGGGTTATCCGGTTGCTCCAGACCTTATTATACGGAAACATGTCTTATGATGGGGACGTTTGCGAAAATCACCTGTCAGGATCAGGAAGCTATTGGCGCCGCATTTAAGGAAATGAGCAGAGTTGATGCAATAGCCGATAATTTTGACTCCTCATCAGAAATATCGCGGTTGAATAAAACAGGTAAACTTAAGGCATCCGGCGATATGATGGATTTGGTAAAAAATTCGCTCAAGTACTACGAGCTTACCAACGGCGCGTTTGATATTACAGTCGGCCCTGTTGTCGACGTGTGGAAACAAAAAATTGAAGAAGCGCGGGGAAATAAGATACAGGCATTATTACCTTCTCCGGCCGATATTGATGCAAAGTTAAGGCTCATCGGTTCGGAAAAGATTTCAGTTGATGAAACAACATCTGTGATTACATTTAATCAGCCGGGTATGGAGATTGATCTGGGAGGAATTGCCAAGGGATACGCGGTTGATAAAGCAGTGGAACGCCTTAAGACTCTGGGAGTAACTTCGGCATTGGTAGATTTAGGAGGAACTATCTATTGTCTGGGCAGAAAAGGAAATAAAAAGTGGCGTATTGCTATACGTGATCCGCGCCATAATGACCGGATACTTCACCCTCTGGAGCTTGAAAACCGGGCAGTGGCCACATCAGGCGACTATGAGCAATTTTTTATGGTTAAAGGGAAACGTTACAGCCATATTATAGATCCTAAGACCGGATATCCGGTCAATAACGGAGTTATTTCAGTGACTATCATTGCCGATAGCGCTATCGCGGCGGATGTCATGAGTACAGCCGGTGTTGTGTTAGGAAAAGAAAAAGCGGAATCACTGGCAGAAGGAATGAATGAAATCGTTGAAATAAAGATATTAAGGGAAAAGGATCTATTATAA
- a CDS encoding SdpI family protein, with translation MIFTLFVYNLVLALIIIALAVPLYMEKIHINRWYGVRLPKSYESEQNWHRINKLWAKKAFLWASVYILADIIIYVLGVLLTPRNELIFILLFSLLPVMIAAMLFIAAIIVSSKIII, from the coding sequence ATGATATTTACGCTGTTTGTTTATAACCTTGTTCTGGCGCTGATAATCATTGCGCTGGCCGTACCGCTGTATATGGAAAAAATACACATTAACCGCTGGTATGGGGTAAGACTGCCGAAATCTTACGAATCGGAGCAGAACTGGCACAGGATAAATAAATTATGGGCGAAAAAAGCGTTTCTCTGGGCTTCTGTTTATATACTGGCGGATATAATTATTTATGTCCTCGGCGTTTTGCTGACTCCACGGAATGAACTTATATTTATTCTTTTGTTTTCGCTGCTGCCCGTTATGATAGCTGCCATGCTGTTTATAGCGGCGATTATTGTGTCGTCAAAAATAATAATTTAG